The Mycolicibacterium cosmeticum sequence TTGGGTGGTTGCGCGCGTGTCAGACACGTGGTCAAGGGTAATCTCTCGCGTCGTGCCCACTTCTCTGGCGGTCGTGCGTCTGGACCGCGAACTACCGATGCCCAGCCGGGCCCACGACGGCGATGCGGGTGTGGACCTGTTCAGCGCCGTCGACCTGGAACTGGCTCCCGGCCACCGCGCCCTGGTGCCGACCGGGATCGCCGTCGCCATCCCGCACGGGATGGTCGGATTGGTGCATCCCCGTTCGGGTTTGGCTACGCGCGTGGGCCTTTCGATCGTGAACAGTCCCGGCACGGTCGATGCCGGGTACCGTGGGGAGATCAAGGTGACGCTCATCAATCTCGACCCGGAGCAGCCGATCGTGATCCGGCGCGGTGACCGCATCGCCCAACTGCTGGTGCAGCGGGTCGAACTTCCCGAGCTGGTCGAGGTGTCGTCGTTCGACGAGGCCGGGCTGGCTGACACCTCTCGTGGCGATGGTGGCCACGGTTCTTCCGGCGGACATGCGAGTTTGTGATGGCAGATAACGACGAGGATTTCGACGGCCCGTTCGACATCGAGGATTTCGACGACCCGGAGGCGGCCACGGTGGCCCGCCTCGATCTCGGGTCGGTGCTCATCCCGATGCCCGAGGCCGGCCAGGTGCAGGTGGAG is a genomic window containing:
- the dut gene encoding dUTP diphosphatase; translated protein: MPTSLAVVRLDRELPMPSRAHDGDAGVDLFSAVDLELAPGHRALVPTGIAVAIPHGMVGLVHPRSGLATRVGLSIVNSPGTVDAGYRGEIKVTLINLDPEQPIVIRRGDRIAQLLVQRVELPELVEVSSFDEAGLADTSRGDGGHGSSGGHASL